The Triticum dicoccoides isolate Atlit2015 ecotype Zavitan chromosome 6A, WEW_v2.0, whole genome shotgun sequence genome has a window encoding:
- the LOC119314758 gene encoding uncharacterized protein LOC119314758, translating to MLCQLHWHPIRLEVVVVTQSVGRTQCQSRYYGHFPCQNRHYLVFLMNLEHEVEFDHSLSYQQGVRAPLCSKDAILSTQFVMQIMMYCQKVVICPQMLRATRGDDTGGSATRRVEDVHRVEDVAANRGDGGVATTAGRGEVGQQGGSRKDVHRGGGHRSHQGLGLRGDGGGARRGRAARRVKDVHRVEDVADTSADRGCLWRGGGVDHGGVV from the exons ATGCTGTGTCAATTGCATTGGCATCCAATAAG GCTTGAAGTGGTGGTCGTAACACAGTCGGTTGGGAGGACTCAATGTCAGAGTCGATATTATGGACATTTTCCTTGTCAGAACCGGCACTATCTGGTGTTCTTAATGAATTTGGAGCATGAAGTGGAGTTTGATCACTCATTATCATATCAACAG GGAGTACGTGCCCCACTATGCTCAAAGGATGCCATATTGTCAACTCAGTTTGTCATGCAGATCATGATGTATT GTCAGAAAGTAGTCATATGTCCTCAGATGCTGCGGGCCACAAGGGGTGATGACACCGGAGGTAGTGCAACACGCCGAGTCGAGGACGTCCACCGGGTGGAGGACGTCGCGGCTAACAGGGGCGACGGCGGTGTGGCGACGACGGCGGGGCGAGGAGAGGTAGGGCAACAAGGTGGGTCGAGGAAGGACGTGCACCGGGGTGGAGGACATCGCAGCCACCAGGGGCTAGGGCTgcgtggcgacggcggcggggcgaggAGAGGTAGGGCAGCAAGGCGGGTCAAGGATGTCCACCGGGTCGAGGACGTCGCAGACACCAGCGCTGATCGCGGCTGTTTGTGGCGTGGTGGCGGCGTAGATCATGGAGGTGTTGTTTAA